One window of the Salvia splendens isolate huo1 chromosome 1, SspV2, whole genome shotgun sequence genome contains the following:
- the LOC121793576 gene encoding protein EXPRESSION OF TERPENOIDS 1-like: MSGFFSLEGGKDHRQDHHHQQQNQDTENNNSNSLFLFRNQEIYNKGFELWQQYYQLHHQQRIKDTGGGDESYYAHHRSSSSAAVMRRGGEGANCQDCGNQAKKDCVHLRCRTCCKSRGFDCQTHVKSTWVPAAKRRERHQALTAAADNNNNNNINPKRIRESHAAAAPVVRLPTSGFEVGQFPAEVSSPAVFRCVRVSAVDEAEQHYAYQTALSIGGHVFKGILYDQGGESSSSASLDLVANASNSQMTVVDPSVYPTPLNAFMAGTQFFPPPRP; the protein is encoded by the exons ATGTCTGGGTTTTTTTCACTAGAAGGAGGCAAAGATCATCGTCAagaccaccaccaccaacaaCAAAATCAAGATACCGAAAACAATAACAGCAACAGTCTGTTTCTGTTCAGAAACCAAGAGATCTACAACAAGGGTTTCGAGCTATGGCAGCAGTACTACCAGCTCCATCACCAGCAACGAATCAAAGACACCGGCGGCGGTGATGAAAGCTACTACGCTCATCACAGATCATCGTCATCGGCGGCGGTGATGCGGCGCGGCGGCGAAGGGGCCAACTGCCAGGACTGCGGCAACCAAGCCAAGAAAGACTGCGTGCATCTCCGCTGTAGGACCTGCTGCAAGAGCCGCGGCTTCGACTGCCAGACCCACGTCAAGAGCACGTGGGTCCCTGCAGCCAAGCGCCGCGAGCGCCACCAGGCGCTCACGGCCGCAgctgataataataataataataatattaatcccAAGCGGATCAGAGAGAGCCACGCCGCCGCAGCTCCCGTTGTCCGCTTGCCAACTTCAG GGTTCGAGGTGGGGCAGTTTCCGGCGGAGGTGAGCTCTCCGGCGGTTTTCCGGTGCGTTAGAGTGAGCGCGGTGGACGAGGCCGAGCAGCATTACGCCTACCAGACGGCTCTGAGCATCGGCGGCCATGTCTTCAAGGGAATTTTATACGATCAAGGCGGCGAGAGCTCCTCCTCCGCCTCTCTGGATCTCGTCGCCAACGCCAGCAACTCACAGATGACGGTGGTGGATCCTTCCGTTTATCCGACCCCACTCAACGCCTTCATGGCGGGAACGCAATTCTTCCCGCCACCAAGACCTTGA
- the LOC121793584 gene encoding probable GTP-binding protein OBGC2: MLSSVPQQRSSSILSLPPNTISKASLSAFSSQLYHFNRKLIVKKNYQGFLINCALAKVKNSPSPNPDILVKERHKYFDEVIITVRAGDGGHGAILNLPSQSGSAKSVGIFDKARTKKKASYKRDFDGSLILPLGGHGGDVVIYADESKDTLLEFHKKSRYNAKRGGNVDAMGVFSSQTRSGLAAPVLRIPVPLGTVVKQKRGKLLADLAQPGDEVLVAKGGQGGISLLELPEHRRNKMMDLTTNILRDDNDKVLAVGQPGEEVSLQLILRVVADVGLVGLPNAGKSTLLAATTLAKPDIADYPFTTLMPNLGRLNGDPSLGAGQFSSAATLADLPGLIEGAHLGKGLGRNFLRHLRRTRLLVHVVDAAAEDPVQDYRTVKEELRMYNPEYLERPYIVVLNKIDIPEAMERLPNLTEEIWKIGCDVMELQNDVTSRREASHSTSDGDQIDIDSQEKKVKTIEEYQRPLAVIGVSVLKSIRINEMLKEIRAALRSCQ; encoded by the exons ATGCTGTCATCAGTACCTCAGCAGCGTTCATCTTCAATCCTCAGCTTGCCGCCTAATACAATTTCGAAGGCTTCCCTTTCTGCTTTCTCATCTCAACTCTACCATTTCAATAG GAAATTGATTGTGAAAAAGAATTACCAAGGCTTTCTGATTAATTGTGCACTTGCTAAAGTAAAAAATTCACCTTCACCAAACCCTGATATACTGGTCAAGGAGCGCCACAAATACTTTGATGAGGTGATTATCACTGTCCGGGCCGGAGATGGAGGTCACGGTGCCATTCTCAATCTGCCCAGCCAGAGCGGTTCTGCCAAGTCAGTAGGGATATTTGATAAAGCAAGAACAAAGAAGAAGGCCTCATATAAGAGGGATTTTGATGGTTCACTTATCCTTCCCTTGGGCGGGCATGGCGGTGATGTCGTAATCTACGCGGATGAGAGTAAAGATACGTTGTTGGAGTTTCACAAGAAGAGCCGGTATAATGCAAAACGAGGTGGAAATGTCGATGCAATGGGTGTTTTTTCTTCCCAAACCCGTAGTGGACTTGCTGCTCCTGTGCTTCGTATTCCAGTGCCTCTCG GGACTGTTGTTAAGCAAAAAAGAGGAAAGCTTCTGGCTGATTTAGCTCAACCAGGTGATGAAGTTTTGGTTGCAAAGGGTGGACAAGGAGGG ATTAGCTTGTTGGAATTGCCAGAGCATAGGAGGAATAAGATGATGGATTTAACCACTAATATACTGAGAGATGACAATGACAAG GTTTTAGCTGTCGGTCAGCCTGGAGAAGAAGTTAGTCTCCAGTTGATACTAAGAGTTGTTGCTGATGTTGGTCTTGTG GGGCTCCCAAATGCTGGAAAGTCTACCCTATTAGCAGCTACCACACTTGCGAAGCCTGACATAGCCGACTATCCTTTTACGACCTTAATGCCTAACCTAGGACGCCTTAATGGTGATCCCAGTTTAGGGGCTGGTCAATTTTCATCTGCGGCCACATTAGCGGATTTGCCTGGCCTCATTGAAGGTGCTCATCTTGGAAAG GGCCTAGGTCGGAACTTTTTGAGGCATTTGAGGAGGACTAGGTTGTTGGTTCATGTTGTTGATGCAGCTGCGGAGGATCCAGTGCAAGACTACAGGACAGTGAAAGAG GAATTGCGCATGTATAATCCTGAATACCTTGAACGGCCGTACATTGTTGTACTAAATAAGATTGACATTCCTGAG GCAATGGAGAGGCTTCCAAATTTAACTGAAGAAATATGGAAGATTGGATGTGATGTGATGGAATTGCAAAATGATGTTACATCTCGAAGAGAAGCTTCTCATTCGACCAGTGACGGTGACCAAATTGATATTGATTCTCAGGAGAAGAAGGTGAAAACAATTGAAGAATATCAACGGCCTCTGGCTGTTATTGGTGTTAGTGTCTT GAAAAGTATACGGATCAACGAGATGCTAAAGGAGATAAGAGCGGCCTTACGCAGTTGTCAATAA
- the LOC121793594 gene encoding glucose-induced degradation protein 8 homolog: protein MDADPPQFGNIDVNESDIHTIVLSYLAHNCFKDTLESFVSCTGMKQPADHLQDMEKRKGIYHFALDGNASKAIEMTEEFAPGLLEENKDLHFDLLSLRFVELVSSHKTQEALLFAQCQLTDFGKEQKYVKKLEDFMALLAYDEPEKSPMFHLLSSEHRQNVAESLNRAILAHSKLPSYSAMERLIQQTTVVRQCLSQELGKDGHKPFSLKDFLRS from the exons ATGGATGCTGATCCACCGCAGTTTGGGAACATT GATGTAAATGAGAGTGATATCCACACAATTGTTCTTTCATATCTTGCACACAATTGCTTCAAGGACACGCTGGAGTCATTCGTTTCTTGTACTGGGATGAAGCAACCTGCTGATCATCTGCAGGACATGGAAAAAAGAAAAG GAATCTATCATTTTGCATTGGACGGGAATGCATCCAAAGCCATTGAGATGACTGAAGAATTTGCACCTGGCTTGTTGGAGGAAAATAAGGATTTGCACTTTGATCTTTTGAGTCTTCGTTTTGTTGAACTTGTGTCCTCCCATAAAAC TCAGGAAGCCTTGTTATTTGCGCAATGCCAGTTGACTGATTTTGGCAAAGAGCAGAAATATGTCAAAAAGCTTGAA GACTTTATGGCTCTGCTTGCGTATGATGAACCAGAGAAGTCCCCAATGTTCCATCTCCTGAGCTCTGAACACAGACAAAATGTTGCAGAAAGTTTAAACAGGGCAATTCTTG CTCACTCTAAACTTCCCAGCTATTCAGCAATGGAAAGGCTAATACAACAAACAACTGTTGTTAGACAGTGTTTGAGCCAGGAACTCGGAAAG GATGGACATAAACCCTTCTCCTTAAAAGATTTTCTCAGGAGCTAG